In Candidatus Kaistella beijingensis, a genomic segment contains:
- a CDS encoding NAD(P)H-dependent oxidoreductase, with protein MNYLESLQQRYSVKKFDPAKKLSPEILQNILDAGKLSASSLGLQPYRILVVESDEMKQKLVPAFFNPSQISTCSHLIVIVTRKKIDENYIGNYFNHISQTREIPVENLQPFKKSIDSFMNLNSNEEMLHWNEKQGYLLLGNLMFAAALEKVDTCPMEGFKMDEISKILEIDSEIEKVTVTLALGYRAEDDAFQKMKKVRKPNEKLFKFL; from the coding sequence ATGAATTACCTGGAATCATTACAGCAAAGATATTCAGTGAAAAAATTTGATCCTGCAAAAAAACTTTCTCCTGAAATTTTACAGAATATTTTGGATGCCGGAAAACTTTCCGCGAGTTCGCTCGGACTTCAACCTTACCGAATTTTGGTGGTGGAAAGTGATGAGATGAAACAAAAACTCGTTCCCGCATTCTTTAACCCCTCGCAAATTTCAACGTGTTCGCATTTGATTGTGATTGTCACGAGAAAGAAAATTGATGAAAATTACATCGGTAATTATTTCAACCACATTTCACAAACACGGGAGATCCCGGTTGAAAATCTGCAGCCATTCAAGAAAAGTATCGATTCTTTCATGAATCTCAACTCCAACGAGGAAATGCTGCATTGGAATGAAAAGCAAGGCTATCTTCTACTTGGAAACTTGATGTTTGCCGCCGCTTTGGAAAAAGTGGATACGTGTCCTATGGAAGGTTTTAAAATGGATGAAATTTCAAAGATTCTTGAAATAGATTCAGAAATTGAAAAGGTGACGGTGACTTTAGCACTTGGTTATCGGGCGGAAGACGATGCTTTTCAGAAAATGAAAAAAGTGAGGAAGCCGAATGAAAAACTATTTAAATTTCTGTAA
- a CDS encoding sulfurtransferase produces MKISPIIQTEELLDLPKGNLVIVDAGSGKPAYENYLQKHLEGALYVDLNTDLAEIPVNAKNGGRHPLPSLEKFAEVLQKLGINYDSQVVIYDDKNGSNAAARFWWMLKSVGIKKVQVLDGGLQTAERIGFPTQTKIPKTRPVEKLSLNEWKLPLVDINFIEKKSEKPGFLVIDVREKDRYDGKIEPIDEIAGHIPGAKNFPFKENLNEDGTFKSPEDLKKMYKEFFENFSSENIAIHCGSGVTACHTLLALDYAGFEIPNLYIGSWSEWSRNNKFIAKNT; encoded by the coding sequence ATGAAGATTTCACCCATCATACAAACTGAAGAATTACTTGATTTACCTAAAGGAAACTTGGTAATCGTAGATGCAGGAAGTGGAAAACCAGCTTACGAAAATTATCTCCAAAAACATTTGGAAGGTGCTCTTTACGTAGATTTAAACACAGATTTGGCCGAAATTCCAGTAAATGCCAAAAACGGAGGAAGACATCCTTTGCCAAGTTTAGAAAAATTTGCAGAGGTTTTGCAAAAGTTGGGGATTAATTATGATTCGCAAGTCGTGATTTACGATGATAAAAATGGTTCTAATGCAGCTGCAAGATTTTGGTGGATGCTGAAATCTGTGGGGATTAAAAAAGTGCAAGTTTTAGATGGTGGACTACAAACAGCGGAAAGGATTGGATTTCCCACTCAAACCAAAATTCCCAAAACAAGACCAGTAGAAAAACTCAGTTTAAATGAATGGAAACTTCCTTTGGTTGATATTAATTTCATTGAAAAAAAATCTGAAAAACCTGGTTTTTTGGTGATTGATGTCCGTGAAAAAGACCGCTACGACGGCAAAATAGAACCAATTGACGAAATTGCGGGACACATTCCCGGAGCAAAAAATTTTCCCTTTAAAGAAAACCTCAACGAAGATGGAACTTTCAAATCTCCCGAAGATTTAAAGAAAATGTATAAAGAATTTTTTGAAAATTTCTCCAGTGAAAACATTGCGATTCATTGCGGTTCTGGTGTTACAGCTTGCCACACCTTGTTAGCTTTGGATTATGCAGGCTTTGAAATTCCGAACCTCTATATAGGTTCCTGGAGTGAATGGTCAAGAAATAATAAATTTATTGCAAAGAATACTTAA
- the rnhA gene encoding ribonuclease HI: MRIEIFTDGACSGNPGKGGYGIVMKVPEKNYEKQFSQGYRLTTNNRMELLAVIVALEKLKSTENDIHIFTDSKYVSDAINQNWIYGWIRKGFKNVKNPDLWRRIIPLLKTHKTTFHWVKGHAGHPENEICDQLAVKASQSENLLVDEFFEQQKDAGLF, translated from the coding sequence ATGAGAATCGAAATCTTCACCGACGGAGCTTGCAGCGGAAACCCCGGAAAAGGCGGTTACGGAATCGTGATGAAAGTTCCCGAAAAAAATTACGAAAAACAATTTTCACAAGGTTATCGTTTGACGACCAATAATCGTATGGAACTTCTCGCCGTCATCGTGGCTTTGGAGAAATTGAAATCCACCGAAAACGACATCCATATTTTTACCGACAGCAAATATGTTTCCGATGCAATTAATCAAAATTGGATTTATGGTTGGATCCGCAAAGGTTTCAAAAATGTAAAAAACCCCGATTTGTGGCGACGTATCATTCCTCTACTGAAAACCCACAAAACCACTTTCCATTGGGTAAAAGGTCACGCCGGACATCCCGAAAACGAAATCTGCGACCAACTCGCCGTGAAAGCTTCACAGTCTGAAAATTTGTTGGTTGACGAGTTTTTTGAGCAGCAGAAAGATGCAGGGCTTTTTTAG
- a CDS encoding TonB-dependent receptor, with translation MNLRKTILIGALFFAGYGTVYAQVTTSNMTGIVTKADGKATSGATVTATHIPSGTVYTAKANASGNFNLANMRVGGPYRVEIAQTGEKPVVYEDIYLELGQPFVLNPVLQEKTTDIQEVVITGATGRNVNKTGAATNVGLKQIQDLPQTNRSITEFTRLTPQSNGNSFAGRDARYNNLQIDGANFNNGFGLSSNPLPGGTAQPISLDAIQEISVNIAPFDVTQSGFTGAGINAVTKSGTNSFHGSLYGYYNGKDLNGWKINGNDLERVSGAKITNGLTVGGPIIKNKLFFFVSGEREISTGANASGANLWKASQNGVSDAANNISRVKESDLIAVQNHLRNVWGYDPGRYQGYANEALQTGDKILARIDWNISDKHKFALRYNMLNANSDAVANGNSGPSPRSSWNRVSDRAMTFENGNYGFNNKVQSITAELNSSFTSNLSNKFLFTYSKIQDTRTTPSDKLFPFVDIWDGSANGGNYISFGTELFSYLNDVINDNFSFINNLTYNAGRHTITGGAAFEVQKFGNSYTRMGTGYYRYASVADFLKTGTAAEVAPIMFGLTYPYAGQDTYSRIKFGLGSAYLQDRFAVTDRLNFTLGLRAELPIYMNDLTPNPSIDNLTLLDVNGNPKNYKSGEWPNSKVMLSPRFGFNYDVMGDRSLTLRGGTGIFTGRVPFVWLTNMPTNSGVLQNTIEPGNYAAVAPWIGQIRFHPENIYYYVENPVYYTQNGQQVTPFISSPSGGVPSSFALVDDTFKMPSVWRSSFGVDFRIPQSPITLTTDILYTKDVNAVFQYGANRKESTQKMTGVDRVYYPNAASYQYNTAIGANNATVLTNTDTKGHAFSATFGASLRPWNGLSGSVFYTYSDAKEVSANAGSSATSAWGGSPTVDSPNQQFLSISDYAIPHRVVANLTYELKKTGTTLGVYYNGAHQGRYSYYYSNDVNGDGIANDLMYIPNDVNNMKFVDITTGSGTNTTVVFTAQQQRDAFNKFIADNGLEKYRGQILPRNEFLLPWLNRFDVRLAQNLFSDMVSKGDKVQITLDVVNFGNLLNSSWGVRDYSVSSYGAAILSRAGALSPDPSFTMLRDGAELIKAPYRPGSSTATTWSAMLGFKYSF, from the coding sequence ATGAATCTAAGAAAAACCATTCTCATTGGTGCTTTGTTCTTTGCAGGTTATGGAACTGTTTATGCTCAGGTAACGACCAGTAACATGACCGGTATTGTGACAAAAGCTGACGGAAAAGCAACTTCCGGAGCAACCGTAACTGCCACTCACATTCCATCGGGAACTGTTTACACGGCGAAAGCTAATGCTTCTGGAAACTTCAACTTAGCGAACATGCGTGTTGGAGGACCTTACCGTGTGGAAATTGCACAAACAGGTGAAAAACCAGTAGTGTATGAGGACATTTATTTAGAACTTGGTCAACCATTTGTTTTGAATCCTGTTCTTCAAGAAAAAACAACTGATATTCAGGAGGTTGTAATTACCGGAGCTACAGGAAGAAATGTTAATAAAACCGGAGCTGCAACCAACGTTGGCTTGAAGCAGATTCAGGATTTACCACAAACTAACCGAAGTATCACAGAATTTACAAGACTTACTCCGCAATCAAATGGTAACTCATTCGCAGGTAGAGATGCACGTTATAACAATTTGCAGATTGACGGAGCTAACTTTAATAATGGTTTCGGTTTAAGCAGCAACCCTCTTCCGGGAGGAACTGCGCAACCTATTTCATTGGATGCGATTCAGGAGATTTCTGTAAACATTGCGCCATTTGACGTAACCCAGTCTGGATTCACAGGTGCAGGGATTAATGCAGTTACTAAATCAGGGACCAACAGTTTCCACGGTTCACTTTATGGTTACTACAACGGAAAAGATTTGAATGGTTGGAAAATCAACGGAAATGATCTGGAAAGAGTTTCGGGGGCTAAAATAACCAATGGTTTAACCGTAGGTGGCCCAATCATTAAAAATAAATTATTCTTCTTTGTAAGTGGCGAACGTGAGATTTCCACCGGGGCAAATGCTTCCGGAGCAAATCTTTGGAAAGCGTCACAAAATGGAGTTTCAGACGCTGCAAATAACATTTCGAGAGTAAAGGAATCCGATTTGATCGCCGTTCAAAATCACCTCAGAAATGTTTGGGGTTACGATCCGGGAAGATACCAAGGTTACGCAAATGAAGCATTGCAAACCGGTGACAAAATTTTGGCAAGAATCGACTGGAACATTAGTGATAAACATAAATTTGCATTAAGATATAATATGTTGAATGCAAATTCTGATGCAGTAGCTAACGGAAACTCAGGTCCTTCTCCACGATCATCATGGAACCGAGTAAGTGATAGAGCAATGACTTTTGAAAACGGAAACTACGGATTCAACAATAAAGTTCAGTCGATTACTGCGGAATTAAACTCATCGTTTACTTCTAATCTTTCAAACAAATTCTTATTCACTTATTCAAAAATTCAGGATACCAGAACAACTCCATCAGACAAATTATTCCCATTTGTGGATATTTGGGATGGTTCTGCTAATGGTGGTAATTATATCAGTTTTGGTACAGAATTATTCTCTTATTTAAATGATGTAATCAACGATAATTTCTCCTTCATCAACAACCTTACCTATAATGCGGGGAGACACACCATCACAGGTGGTGCAGCATTTGAGGTTCAGAAGTTTGGGAACTCTTATACGAGAATGGGAACTGGCTATTACAGATATGCTTCTGTTGCAGATTTCCTTAAAACAGGAACCGCAGCCGAAGTTGCCCCAATCATGTTTGGTTTAACTTACCCGTACGCAGGTCAAGATACTTACTCTAGAATTAAGTTTGGCTTAGGTTCAGCTTATTTACAAGACCGATTTGCAGTAACCGACAGATTGAATTTCACTTTGGGACTTCGCGCAGAACTTCCAATTTATATGAATGATCTAACTCCGAACCCATCTATCGATAATTTGACATTATTGGATGTAAACGGAAATCCAAAAAATTACAAATCTGGAGAATGGCCAAATTCAAAAGTGATGTTGTCACCAAGATTTGGATTTAACTATGACGTAATGGGCGACCGTTCATTAACTCTTAGAGGAGGAACAGGAATTTTTACAGGACGTGTACCGTTTGTTTGGTTAACGAATATGCCGACCAATTCAGGCGTACTTCAAAATACGATTGAACCAGGTAACTATGCAGCAGTTGCACCATGGATTGGGCAAATCAGATTCCATCCTGAAAATATTTATTATTACGTAGAAAACCCGGTGTATTATACCCAGAACGGTCAACAGGTAACTCCATTTATCAGTTCTCCTTCAGGAGGTGTACCGTCTTCATTTGCATTGGTTGATGACACTTTCAAAATGCCGTCAGTTTGGAGATCAAGCTTTGGGGTTGACTTCAGAATCCCACAAAGTCCAATTACTTTGACTACAGACATTTTATATACTAAAGATGTGAACGCTGTTTTCCAATACGGAGCAAACAGAAAGGAATCTACCCAGAAAATGACAGGTGTTGATAGAGTATATTATCCAAATGCTGCGTCTTACCAATACAACACTGCGATCGGAGCAAACAATGCAACAGTTCTTACCAACACCGATACGAAAGGACATGCATTTTCTGCAACTTTCGGAGCGTCTCTAAGACCTTGGAACGGACTTTCAGGATCAGTATTCTACACCTATTCGGATGCGAAAGAGGTTTCTGCAAATGCAGGATCTAGCGCAACTTCAGCATGGGGTGGTTCACCAACCGTTGATTCGCCAAACCAACAATTCTTAAGCATTTCTGATTATGCTATTCCACACAGAGTTGTGGCAAACTTGACCTATGAACTTAAAAAAACAGGAACTACTTTAGGTGTTTATTACAACGGTGCACATCAAGGAAGATATTCATATTACTATTCAAATGACGTGAATGGTGACGGAATTGCGAATGACTTGATGTACATTCCAAACGATGTAAACAACATGAAGTTTGTTGACATCACAACAGGAAGCGGAACAAATACTACTGTTGTTTTCACAGCTCAGCAGCAAAGAGATGCTTTCAATAAGTTTATTGCAGACAATGGTTTAGAAAAATACAGAGGACAAATTCTTCCACGTAATGAATTCTTGCTTCCTTGGTTGAACCGTTTCGATGTAAGATTAGCACAGAACTTATTCTCGGACATGGTTTCAAAAGGCGATAAAGTTCAAATTACACTTGATGTGGTAAACTTTGGTAACTTGCTCAATTCAAGTTGGGGAGTTCGTGACTATTCTGTAAGTTCTTACGGAGCTGCAATTCTTTCAAGAGCAGGAGCGCTTTCTCCAGATCCATCTTTCACGATGCTTCGTGATGGTGCAGAGTTAATTAAAGCACCTTACAGGCCAGGAAGTTCTACTGCTACAACCTGGAGCGCAATGCTTGGTTTCAAATACTCTTTCTAA
- the nadB gene encoding L-aspartate oxidase, with product MIKADVLVIGSGISGLSYAIKISEKMPDAKIIIVTKADEDESNTKYAQGGLAVVTDFDKDNFQKHIDDTMRAGDGENNLEVVKMVIEEGPARFRELVEWGTRFDLEKDGDFKLGREGGHTENRIVHHKDITGAEIERALLETVKKSPNIEMLDHHYVIDLITQHHVPGKIFDKEKIDCYGAYILDEKNKKIKKITAKITLVATGGAGHVYKNTTNPIIATGDGIAFVHRARGKVSNMQYYQFHPTALYSKRDGMLFLISEAVRGDGAKLRLKNGEKFMQKYDEREELASRDIVARAIDNELKISGDEYVGLDCREMDHEKFKEHFPNIYQKCMDEGIDPFKQMIPVVPACHYLMGGIETDMNGQSSIKNLFAVGECTNSGLHGANRLASNSLLEGLVFGHNAAMKTVELLRINDFNFDDLKAIPEWNEEGMKMMDEMVMVSYLRRQLQEMMSDLVAIVRSNERLELAKKKQREIFDAVTELYNYSILSPQLSELRNLVNVSYLIIKQSIAMKENKGSFYNKDLAKKPLTISEN from the coding sequence ATGATAAAAGCGGACGTCCTTGTAATTGGTTCCGGAATTTCCGGACTTTCTTACGCCATAAAAATTTCTGAAAAAATGCCCGATGCCAAAATCATCATCGTCACCAAAGCCGATGAAGATGAAAGCAACACCAAATATGCACAAGGTGGACTCGCTGTAGTGACCGATTTCGATAAGGATAATTTCCAAAAACACATCGACGACACGATGAGAGCCGGCGATGGCGAAAATAATTTGGAAGTCGTGAAAATGGTCATCGAGGAAGGTCCTGCAAGATTTCGCGAATTGGTGGAATGGGGAACTCGGTTTGATCTTGAAAAAGACGGCGATTTCAAATTGGGAAGAGAAGGCGGTCACACCGAAAACAGAATCGTTCACCATAAAGATATTACAGGAGCCGAAATTGAAAGAGCGCTTTTGGAAACCGTCAAAAAATCCCCGAATATTGAAATGTTGGATCATCATTACGTCATCGATTTAATTACACAGCACCACGTTCCGGGAAAGATTTTCGACAAAGAAAAAATCGACTGTTACGGAGCGTATATTCTTGACGAAAAGAATAAGAAAATCAAGAAAATCACCGCCAAAATTACTTTGGTTGCCACAGGAGGAGCCGGTCACGTTTACAAAAACACGACCAATCCAATCATCGCAACAGGAGACGGAATTGCTTTCGTTCACAGAGCACGCGGAAAAGTTTCCAACATGCAGTATTATCAATTTCACCCGACTGCACTTTATTCTAAAAGAGATGGAATGTTGTTTTTGATTTCCGAAGCGGTTCGTGGAGATGGAGCAAAACTTCGTTTGAAAAATGGTGAAAAATTCATGCAGAAATACGATGAACGGGAAGAATTGGCTTCAAGAGACATCGTAGCAAGAGCGATTGACAACGAACTGAAAATTTCCGGCGACGAATATGTCGGTTTGGATTGCCGTGAAATGGACCACGAAAAATTCAAGGAACACTTTCCTAATATTTACCAAAAATGTATGGATGAAGGAATTGATCCTTTCAAGCAGATGATTCCGGTTGTTCCGGCGTGTCATTATTTAATGGGCGGAATTGAAACCGATATGAACGGACAAAGTTCCATTAAAAATCTTTTCGCAGTGGGTGAATGCACGAATTCAGGACTTCACGGCGCAAATCGATTGGCGTCAAATTCATTGTTGGAAGGTTTGGTTTTCGGACACAATGCGGCGATGAAAACAGTGGAATTACTGCGAATCAACGACTTTAATTTTGATGATTTAAAAGCCATTCCCGAATGGAATGAAGAAGGCATGAAAATGATGGATGAAATGGTGATGGTCTCTTATTTACGCCGTCAATTACAGGAAATGATGAGCGATTTGGTGGCGATTGTCCGAAGCAATGAACGTTTGGAACTCGCAAAGAAAAAACAGCGGGAGATTTTCGATGCGGTGACTGAATTGTACAACTACTCTATTCTTTCGCCACAACTTTCCGAATTGAGAAATTTGGTAAATGTTTCGTATCTGATTATTAAACAGTCGATTGCAATGAAGGAAAATAAAGGAAGTTTTTATAATAAGGATTTGGCGAAGAAACCTTTGACGATTTCTGAAAATTAA
- the nadC gene encoding carboxylating nicotinate-nucleotide diphosphorylase: MKKPPYVTKEALKTFIKNALEEDIQDGDHSTLSTIPKDLQQKAKLLVKEDCILAGVELAEIIFKQFDKNLKIEVLIKDGESAKVGDIAFYVEGSARSILSTERLVLNCMQRMSGIATLTHDWDSRLLGTKTKLLDTRKTTPNFRICEKWAVAIGGGTNHRYGLYDMIMLKDNHIDYNGSITNAVKMAKDYVKKLKKPLKIEVETRNLEEVEEAIKSGADRIMLDNMDIPTMKKAVQLIKGKAESEASGGITREMLKDVASTGVDFISAGALTHSADNIDLSLKAVK, from the coding sequence ATGAAAAAACCACCATACGTTACCAAAGAGGCTTTAAAAACTTTTATTAAAAACGCCCTTGAAGAAGACATTCAGGACGGGGACCATTCTACACTTTCCACGATTCCGAAAGATTTGCAGCAGAAAGCCAAACTTTTAGTAAAAGAAGACTGCATTTTAGCGGGAGTTGAATTGGCAGAAATTATCTTCAAGCAGTTCGATAAAAATTTAAAAATTGAAGTCCTTATTAAAGACGGAGAATCTGCAAAAGTCGGCGACATTGCTTTCTATGTAGAAGGAAGCGCTCGCTCTATACTTTCAACGGAAAGATTGGTTTTAAACTGCATGCAAAGAATGAGCGGAATTGCCACATTAACCCACGATTGGGATTCGCGACTTTTAGGAACCAAAACCAAACTTTTAGATACGAGAAAAACCACTCCAAATTTTAGAATTTGCGAAAAATGGGCGGTTGCAATTGGAGGCGGAACCAACCATCGTTACGGACTGTACGACATGATCATGTTGAAAGACAACCACATCGATTACAACGGAAGCATCACTAATGCGGTGAAAATGGCGAAAGATTATGTGAAAAAGCTGAAGAAACCTTTAAAAATTGAAGTTGAAACCCGAAATTTAGAAGAAGTTGAAGAAGCCATCAAATCAGGTGCAGACCGAATTATGCTCGACAATATGGATATTCCGACCATGAAAAAGGCAGTACAACTCATTAAAGGAAAAGCAGAAAGCGAAGCTTCCGGTGGAATAACGAGAGAAATGCTGAAAGATGTGGCTTCGACTGGAGTAGATTTTATTTCTGCAGGTGCACTTACTCATTCGGCGGATAATATTGATTTGAGCCTAAAAGCAGTGAAATAA